A region of Lepus europaeus isolate LE1 chromosome 2, mLepTim1.pri, whole genome shotgun sequence DNA encodes the following proteins:
- the LOC133750451 gene encoding LOW QUALITY PROTEIN: nuclear receptor corepressor 1-like (The sequence of the model RefSeq protein was modified relative to this genomic sequence to represent the inferred CDS: inserted 2 bases in 1 codon) produces TVSAQEDEDIEASNEEENPEDSEVEAVKPGEDSTENAPSRGNPEPVAELESCTETAAPGASPSSAAPSTKPAENESVETQTNDTVSTETAEPMDTDHQERSTEAASTLDTPTTTKADXVDAEIRVPENNASKVEGDTKERDLERASEKTEPRDEDLGVAQQIDAQQPEPQSDNDSSATCSADEDVDGEPERQRIFPLDSKPSLLNPTGSILVSSPIKPNPLDLPQLQHRAAVIPPMVSCTLCNIPIGTPVSGYALYQRHIKAMHESALLEEQRQRQEQMDLECRSSTSPCGAAKSPNREWEVLQPAPHQVITNLPEGVRLPTTRPTRPPPPLIPSSKTTVASKKPSFIMGGSISQGTPGTYLTSHNQAAYAQEAAKPSVGSISLGLPRQQESSKSAALPYIKQEEFSLRSQNSQPEGLLVRAQHEGVVRGTTGAIQEGSITRGTPTSKVSVESISSLRGSITQGTPALSQAGIPTEALVKGSISRMPIEESSPEKGREEAASKGHVIYEGKSGGHILSYDNIKNAREGTRSPRTAHEISLKRSYESVEGNIKQGMSTRESPVSAPLERLICRALPRGSPHSDLKERTVLSGSIMQGTPRATTESFEDGLKYPKQIKRESPPIRAFEGAITKGKPYDGITTIKEMGRSIHKIPWQDILTQESRKTPEVVQSTRPIIEGSISQGTPIKFDSNSGQSAIKHNVKSLITGPSKLPRGMPRLEIVPENIKVVERAKYEDVKTGEPVRSRHTSVVSSGPSVLRSTLHEAPKAQLSPGIYDDTSARRTPVSYQNTMSRGSPMMSRASDVTISSSKSTNHERKSTLIPTQRESIPAKSPVPGVDPVVSHSPFDPHHRGSTAGEVYRSHLPTHLDLTFISIQHFVWSSL; encoded by the exons ACTGTTTCTGCTCAGGAGGATGAAGATATTGAAGCCTCCAATGAGGAAGAGAATCCAGAAGACAGCGAAGTTGAAGCTGTCAAGCCCGGGGAAGACAGCACTGAAAATGCTCCATCGCGAGGAAACCCTGAGCCCGTGGCTGAGCTCGAGTCCTGCACTGAGACAGCTGCACCTGGTGCATCTCCTTCCTCAGCAGCTCCAAGCACAAAACCCGCTGAGAATGAAAGTGTGGAGACCCAGACGAACGACACCGTCAGCACTGAGACGGCAGAGCCGATGGACACAGACCATCAGGAACGCAGCACTGAAGCAGCTTCTACTCTTGATACCCCAACCACTACCAAAGCAGA TGTGGATGCTGAAATTAGGGTGCCAGAAAACAATGCTTCTAAAGTGGAAGGTGATACCAAAGAAAGAGACTTGGAGAGAGCCAGTGAAAAGACGGAGCCTAGAGATGAAGACTTGGGGGTGGCCCAGCAGATAGATGCCCAGCAGCCCGAGCCCCAGTCAGACAATGATTCCAgtgccacatgcagtgctgatGAAGATGTGGATGGAGAGCCAGAGAGGCAAAGAATATTTCCTCTGGATTCAAAGCCTTCATTATTAAACCCCACTGGATCTATATTGGTCTCCTCTCCAATAAAACCAAATCCGTTAGACTTGCCTCAGCTTCAGCATCGAGCTGCTGTTATCCCACCAATGGTTTCCTGCACCCTATGTAATATACCAATTGGAACCCCAGTGAGTGGCTATGCTCTCTACCAGCGACACATTAAAGCGATGCATGAGTCAGCACTGCTGGAGGAACAGcggcagaggcaggagcagatgGATTTGGAGTGCAGAAGTTCTACCAGTCCATGTGGTGCTGCCAAAAGTCCAAACAGAGAGTGGGAAGTCCTCCAGCCTGCTCCCCATCAAGTGATAACTAATCTTCCTGAAGGGGTTCGGCTTCCAACAACTCGACCAACCAGGCCGCCACCACCCCTCATCCCATCGTCCAAAACCACAGTGGCTTCCAAAAAACCGTCTTTCATCATGGGAGGCTCCATCTCACAGGGAACGCCTGGCACGTATCTGACATCTCATAATCAGGCTGCCTATGCTCAAGAGGCAGCTAAGCCCTCGGTGGGATCCATCTCTCTTGGACTGCCACGGCAACAGGAGTCCTCCAAATCAGCTGCTTTGCCCTACATCAagcaggaagaattttctctgcGAAGCCAAAATTCCCAACCTGAGGGTTTATTGGTCAGGGCCCAGCATGAAGGTGTGGTCAGAGGTACCACAGGAGCCATCCAAGAGGGAAGTATAACTCGGGGAACTCCAACCAGCAAAGTCTCAGTGGAGAGCATCTCATCCCTGCGGGGCTCCATCACTCAGGGTACCCCGGCTCTGTCCCAGGCTGGCATACCAACCGAGGCGCTGGTGAAGGGATCCATTTCTCGAATGCCCATTGAAGAGAGCAGTcctgagaaaggcagagaagaagcTGCATCCAAAGGCCATGTTATTTATGAAGGCAAAAGTGGTGGACATATCTTATCCTATGATAATATTAAGAATGCCCGAGAGGGGACTAGGAGTCCAAGAACAGCTCATGAAATCAGTTTAAAAAGAAGCtatgaatcagtggaaggaaataTAAAGCAAGGAATGTCAACGAGGGAGTCTCCTGTATCAGCACCGTTAGAGAGGCTGATATGCCGAGCATTACCCAGAGGGAGCCCTCATTCTGACCTCAAAGAAAGGACTGTGCTGTCTGGCTCCATAATGCAAGGCACACCAAGAGCAACAACTGAAAGCTTTGAAGATGGCCTTAAATATCCCAAACAAATTAAAAGGGAAAGTCCTCCCATAAGAGCATTTGAAGGAGCCATTACCAAAGGCAAACCATATGATGGCATCACCACCATCAAGGAGATGGGGCGTTCCATTCACAAGATCCCATGGCAAGATATTTTAACTCAGGAGAGCCGGAAGACTCCAGAAGTAGTCCAGAGCACGAGGCCCATAATTGAAGGTTCCATTTCCCAGGGCACACCAATAAAGTTTGACAGCAACTCAGGTCAATCTGCCATCAAACACAATGTCAAATCTTTGATCACGGGGCCTAGTAAACTACCCCGTGGAATGCCTCGGTTGGAGATTGTGCCAGAGAACATAAAAGTGGTGGAACGGGCAAAATACGAAGACGTAAAGACAGGCGAGCCAGTGCGTTCCCGGCACACATCCGTGGTGAGCTCGGGCCCCTCCGTTCTCAGGTCCACACTTCACGAAGCTCCCAAAGCACAGCTGAGCCCGGGCATTTATGACGACACCAGTGCTCGGAGGACTCCCGTGAGTTACCAGAACACCATGTCCAGAGGCTCACCCATGATGAGCAGAGCTTCCGATGTTACAATTTCTTCTAGCAAGTCTACCAATCATGAAAGGAAATCCACACTGATTCCTACCCAAAGGGAAAGTATACCAGCGAAGTCTCCAGTGCCTGGGGTGGACCCTGTTGTGAGCCACAGCCCATTTGACCCCCATCACAGGGGCAGCACGGCAGGAGAGGTCTACCGGAGCCATCTGCCCACGCATTTGGACCTAACTTTTATTTCTATTCAACATTTTGTTTGGTCATCACTGTAA
- the LOC133750462 gene encoding LOW QUALITY PROTEIN: nuclear receptor corepressor 1-like (The sequence of the model RefSeq protein was modified relative to this genomic sequence to represent the inferred CDS: substituted 2 bases at 2 genomic stop codons) — translation PFHRALDPAAAAYLFQRQLSPTPGYPSQYQLYAMENTRQTILNDYITSQQMQVNLRPDVARGLSPREQPLGLPYPPTRGIIDLTNMPPAILVPHPGGTSTPPMDRITYIPGTQITFPPRPYNPVSMSPGHPTHLAAAASAEREQEREREREREREREREKERERERERERIAAASSDLYLRPGSEQPGRPGSHGYARSPSPSVRAQETMLQKRPSVFQGTNETSVITPLDPTAQLRIMPLPAGGPSISQGLPASRYNTAADALAALVDAAASAPQMDVSKTKESKHEAARLEDNLRSRSAAVSEQQQLEQKSLEVEKRSVQCLYTSSAFPSGKPQPHSSVVYSEAGKDKGPPPKSRYEEELRTRGKTTTTAANFIDVIITRQIASDKDAREHGSQGSDSSSSLSSHRYETTSDAIEDISPASSPAPPQEKLQAYQPEIVKANQAENDPGRQYEGPLHHYRPQQESPSPQQQLPLSSQAEGMGQVPRTHWLITLADHICQIITQDFARNQVPSQTPPQPPTSTFQNSPSALVSTPVRTKTSSRYSPESQSQSVHHQRPGSRVSPENLVDKSRGSRPGKSPERSHVSSEPXEPISPPQVPVVQEKQESMLLLSQRGAEPSEQRSDSRSPGSISYLPSFFTKLENTSPMVQSKKQEIFRKLNSSGXGDSDMAAAQPGTEIFNLPAVTTSGSVSSRGHSFADPASNLGLEDIIRKALMGSFDDKVEEHGVVLSQTVGVVPGGASTSVVTSSETQREEGDPSPHSGGVCKPKLISKSNSRKSKSPIPGQAYLGSERPSSVSSVHSEGDYHRQTPGWAWEDRPSSTGSTQFPYNPLTLRMLSSTPPTPIACAPSAVNQAAPHQQNRIWEREPAPLLSAQYETLSDSDD, via the coding sequence CCGTTTCACAGGGCTCTGGaccctgcagctgctgcttaCCTGTTTCAGAGACAGCTTTCACCAACTCCAGGCTACCCAAGTCAGTATCAGCTGTATGCAATGGAGAATACAAGACAGACAATCTTAAATGATTACATTACCTCACAGCAGATGCAGGTGAACTTGCGCCCTGATGTAGCCAGAGGACTCTCCCCAAGAGAACAgccactgggtctcccataccCACCAACAAGAGGAATCATTGACCTGACCAATATGCCTCCAGCAATTTTAGTGCCTCACCCCGGGGGAACAAGCACTCCTCCCATGGACAGAATCACATATATTCCTGGTACACAGATTACTTTCCCTCCCAGGCCGTACAACCCTGTGTCTATGTCTCCTGGACACCCAACACACCTTGCTGCAGCCGCAAGTGCTGAGCGGGAGCAGgaacgagagcgagagagggagagggagagagagagggagagggagaaagagcgggAACGGGAACGAGAGCGGGAGCGCATCGCCGCAGCCTCCTCCGACCTCTACCTGCGTCCAGGCTCAGAGCAGCCCGGCCGGCCTGGCAGTCACGGATACGCTCGCTCCCCGTCCCCGTCAGTAAGAGCTCAGGAGACCATGTTGCAGAAGAGACCCAGTGTTTTCCAGGGAACCAATGAAACCAGCGTAATCACACCTTTGGACCCAACTGCTCAGCTACGAATCATGCCACTGCCCGCTGGGGGCCCTTCCATAAGCCAAGGCCTGCCAGCCTCCCGCTACAACACTGCTGCGGACGCCCTGGCTGCTCTTGTGGACGCTGCAGCTTCTGCACCCCAGATGGATGTGTCCAAAACAAAAGAGAGTAAGCATGAAGCTGCCAGGTTAGAAGACAATTTGAGAAGCAGGTCAGCAGCAGTTAGTGAGCAGCAGCAGCTAGAGCAGAAAAGCCTGGAGGTGGAGAAGAGATCTGTTCAGTGTCTGTACACTTCTTCAGCCTTTCCAAGTGGCAAGCCCCAGCCTCACTCTTCAGTAGTTTATTCTGAGGCTGGGAAAGATAAAGGGCCTCCTCCAAAGTCCAGATATGAGGAAGAGCTCAGGACCAGAGGGAAGACCACCACTACTGCAGCTAACTTCATAGACGTGATCATCACCCGGCAAATTGCCTCGGACAAGGATGCAAGGGAACATGGCTCTCAAGGTTCAGACTCTTCCAGTAGCTTGTCTTCTCACAGGTATGAAACAACTAGCGATGCTATTGAGGACATAAGTCCTGCCAGCTCACCTGCACCACCCCAGGAAAAACTGCAGGCCTATCAGCCAGAGATTGTTAAGGCAAATCAAGCCGAAAACGATCCAGGCAGACAGTATGAAGGACCATTACATCACTATCGACCACAGCAGGAGTCACCATCtccacagcagcagctgcccctttcctcacaggcagaggggatgggaCAAGTGCCCAGGACCCATTGGCTCATCACACTTGCCGATCACATCTGTCAAATTATCACACAGGATTTTGCTAGAAATCAAGTTCCCTCGCAGACTCCCCCGCAACCTCCCACTTCTACATTCCAAAATTCACCCTCTGCTTTGGTGTCAACGCCTGTGAGGACTAAAACATCAAGTCGTTACAGCCCCGAGTCCCAGTCTCAGTCTGTTCACCATCAGAGACCAGGTTCCAGAGTTTCTCCAGAAAATCTTGTGGATAAATCCCGGGGAAGCAGGCCTGGAAAATCCCCAGAGAGGAGTCACGTCTCTTCAGAGCCCTAGGAGCCCATCTccccaccccaggttccagttGTGCAGGAGAAGCAGGAAAGCATGCTGCTCTTGTCTCAGCGGGGAGCTGAGCCTTCGGAGCAGAGGAGTGATTCCCGCTCACCAGGCAGTATTAGCTACTTGCCTTCATTCTTCACCAAGCTTGAAAACACATCACCCATGGTTCAATCAAAGAAGCAGGAGATTTTTCGTAAGTTGAACTCCTCTGGTTGAGGTGACTCTGATATGGCAGCAGCTCAGCCAGGAactgagatctttaatctgccagCGGTTACCACATCAGGCTCAGTTAGCTCTCGAGGCCATTCTTTTGCTGATCCTGCCAGTAATCTTGGTCTAGAAGACATTATCAGGAAGGCACTCATGGGGAGCTTTGATGACAAAGTAGAGGAGCACGGAGTGGTCCTGTCGCAGACTGTGGGAGTAGTGCCTGGTGGCGCCAGCACGTCAGTTGTGACCagtagtgagacacagagagaggaaggggacccATCACCTCATTCAGGAGGCGTTTGCAAACCAAAGCTGATTAGCAAGTCAAACAGTAGGAAATCAAAATCTCCCATCCCTGGGCAGGCCTACCTGGGAAGTGAACGGCCCTCCTCGGTCTCCTCTGTGCATTCCGAGGGGGACTACCACAGGCAGACGCCAGggtgggcctgggaagacaggccaTCTTCAACAGGCTCAACACAGTTCCCTTATAACCCCCTGACACTGCGGATGCTCAGCAGCACGCCACCCACACCGATCGCATGTGCCCCCTCTGCTGTGAACCAGGCAGCTCCTCACCAACAGAACAGGATCTGGGAGCGAGAGCCCGCCCCGCTGCTCTCAGCACAGTACGAGACACTGTCGGACAGTGACGACTGA